A single window of Rana temporaria chromosome 1, aRanTem1.1, whole genome shotgun sequence DNA harbors:
- the ENC1 gene encoding ectoderm-neural cortex protein 1 gives MSVSIHENRKSRASTGSMNIYLFHKTSYADNVLTHLNLLRQQCLFTDVLLLAGSRSFPCHRAVLAACSRYFEAMFSGGLKESQANEVNFHNAIHPEVLELLLDYAYSSRVLINEENAESLLEAGDMLEFEDIRDACAEFLEKNLHHTNCLGMLLLSDAHQCTKLYELSWRMCLTNFQTICKTEDFLQLPKELVVQLLCHEELETEDERMVYESAMNWINYDLNKRHCYLPELLQTVRLALLPAIYLMENVAMEELIIKQKKSKELVEEAIRCKLKILQNDGVVTSMCAKPRKTGHALFLLGGQTFMCDKLYLVDQKAKEIIPKADIPSPRKEFSACAIGCKVYITGGRGSENGVSKDVWVYDTLHEEWSKAAPMLVARFGHGSAELKHSLYVVGGHTAATGCLPASPSVSLKQVEQYDPATNKWTMVAPLREGASNAAVVSAKLKLFAFGGTSVSHDKLPKVQCYDPSENRWSVPATCPQPWRYTAAAVLGTQIFIMGGDTEFSACSAYKFNSETYQWTKAGDVTAKRMSCHAVASGNKLFVVGGYFGIQRCKTLDCYDPTIDAWNSITTVPYSLIPTAFVSTWKHLPS, from the coding sequence ATGTCAGTCAGCATACATGAGAATCGTAAATCCAGAGCCAGTACTGGCTCCATGAACATCTATCTGTTCCACAAAACTTCATATGCTGACAATGTACTCACTCATCTCAACCTATTACGACAGCAATGCCTCTTCACAGATGTCCTATTGCTGGCGGGAAGCAGGTCCTTCCCTTGCCACCGAGCTGTCCTGGCTGCTTGCAGTCGTTATTTTGAAGCCATGTTCAGTGGTGGTCTTAAAGAAAGCCAAGCCAATGAGGTAAACTTTCACAATGCTATCCACCCAGAAGTTCTAGAGCTTCTATTGGATTATGCATATTCGTCCAGAGTCCTCATCAATGAAGAAAATGCCGAATCTCTTCTGGAAGCAGGAGATATGTTGGAGTTTGAGGACATCAGAGATGCTTGTGCAGAATTCTTGGAGAAAAACCTTCATCATACCAACTGCTTAGGCATGCTTCTCCTCTCTgatgctcaccagtgcacaaagctttATGAACTGTCTTGGAGAATGTGCCTTACCAACTTCCAAACCATCTGCAAAACTGAAGACTTTCTCCAACTACCCAAAGAACTGGTGGTACAGCTCTTATGCCACGAGGAACTGGAAACTGAAGATGAAAGAATGGTATATGAATCTGCAATGAACTGGATTAACTACGATCTCAATAAGCGACATTGTTACCTTCCAGAGCTGCTCCAAACTGTACGGTTGGCTCTTCTTCCAGCCATATATCTTATGGAGAATGTGGCAATGGAGGAGCTTATCATTAAGCAGAAAAAAAGCAAAGAACTAGTAGAAGAAGCTATTCGGTGTAAattaaaaatattacaaaatgatGGCGTGGTGACCAGCATGTGTGCTAAGCCTCGTAAAACTGGACATGCTCTGTTTCTTCTGGGAGGACAGACTTTTATGTGTGATAAATTATACCTCGTTGACCAGAAGGCAAAGGAGATCATACCCAAGGCAGATATCCCAAGTCCCCGAAAAGAATTCAGTGCATGTGCAATCGGTTGCAAAGTGTATATCACTGGAGGAAGGGGCTCAGAAAACGGGGTGTCCAAAGATGTTTGGGTTTATGACACTCTTCATGAGGAGTGGTCAAAGGCTGCTCCAATGCTTGTTGCACGCTTTGGCCATGGCTCTGCTGAGCTAAAACACAGTTTGTATGTAGTAGGGGGACACACTGCAGCCACAGGCTGTCTTCCTGCCTCTCCATCTGTGTCCTTAAAACAAGTGGAGCAGTATGACCCAGCTACCAACAAGTGGACAATGGTCGCTCCTCTTCGAGAAGGTGCCAGCAATGCAGCTGTGGTCAGTGCAAAGCTGAAATTGTTTGCCTTTGGCGGGACCAGTGTTAGCCATGACAAGTTGCCTAAGGTTCAGTGCTATGATCCTTCCGAAAACAGATGGAGTGTACCCGCTACTTGCCCGCAGCCCTGGCGCTACACGGCAGCAGCAGTTTTGGGAACCCAGATCTTCATCATGGGTGGAGATACAGAGTTCTCAGCCTGTTCAGCTTATAAATTCAACAGCGAAACGTATCAGTGGACTAAAGCTGGAGATGTTACAGCCAAGAGAATGAGCTGCCATGCAGTAGCATCTGGCAATAAACTGTTT